A window of Pullulanibacillus sp. KACC 23026 genomic DNA:
ACACCCATGTTTGCTTGCCTTGTCTCATTCGAGCTCCCTCCTACCCTAATAATCGATCAATGGTTAGTCGAATTACACCAAAGACGGTTGCGGAAACCACCCCAAACACGATCACGGCCCCTGCTAATTTAAACAGATTGGTTGCAATTCCGAATATAATACCTTCACTTTTATGTTCAAGAGCAGCACTTGTAACGGAATTGGCAAAGCCCGTGACCGGAATAAGGGACCCCGCCCCTGCAAATTTTCCAATCGAATCATACACACCAAATCCTGTCAAAAGTGAAGCAATCAAAATTAAAGTTGCAACCGTCGGATTACCCGCTGACTTTTCATCAAAATTAAAATAGGTCATATAAAATTTTTCAATACCTTCGCCTAAAACACAAATTAACCCGCCTACTATAAAGGCTTTCAAGCAATTCATAAAATACTTTGGTTTTGGATAATAAGCTTTAACATTTTTCTTATATTCTTTTGGGTGATCAAGTTGTTTCATACTTCATCCCTCCAGATAGGTATAAGTTGCCACGTTTTTAACTTTCTTATTAGAAAAACACGATGTGTGCCTTCTAATGATTCACAAAATAAGACCAATGAAAAAGAGAACCCAGCATCTTTCCTAGAACAATTGCCATGAGCAGAATCAAGATTTGTTCGTTCACTCCCAGACGTTTCGCCAAGATCGGCAATACATTTAGGACTTCTGTTAATCCGGCTGCTACCATGCCAACAAATACGCCAAGACCAAGTCCAATTGGAACGAGTAAAATCGGTAAGAGATGAAATTCCATCGAACGAAGGCCGCACATGGTCCCGACTAACGCGCCAAGAATAATCGCCCATTCGTAAGAGCGTATTTTATGATAAGATTTCGTTAATTGCGCAAGCCTTGGAATCAGACCGACAACGGCTAAGAAGGACACAAAAGCCGCGCCTACCGAAAGGCCTCCTGCGAATCCAACAAAAGCTATTACAAAGGATTTAATCATGTTCCTCTTGCTCTTTCTTCATTTTTTCTTGAAAGATGACAAATTGATCTAAATTCTGCTGGTAATTAAACATCTCCACTTCCAATGGACTCGGTTCCTCATTGAATTTCTTTTTAAATAAATGGTTGAAAAATAAGACCATGCCAACCCCAACTCCGATCGAATACGGAATTTGAATAATTAATGGGTTCTCTTTGTGGTCTCCCGTCATGAGCGTATAAATACGCTTATGAACATCCCCCATTGCCACATCTTCATGAAAATTCATAATCGTGAGCGCTGCCCCAATGAATAAAAGGAGCCATACTAAAGCAATAAAAAAAGGCCGCACCCGTTTCTTCTTGTTTGAGGCCACTTCAATAATCGTTTGCGCAGGTCCGACTGTCTGAATATCAAGCTCCGGAAAATAGTGATGAATGGCTTTAATGACATCAATGGCATCAATAACAAGGTGTGAGCTATCCTCTGGTTGGATGGTCTGAATGTGGATTTCCTGAATGGCATCAGCCACCTGCTTGGGCGCAATGACTTTGGCTAGGCGATTAATTGTCAGCCGTTCATTCGAAGAAGCCATAAGTTTATACCTCAGCCGCAAATAAACCGTTGATTCTGTCACATCCATCACCTCCGTACCCTTATTATGGATATTGTCTGCCCAAATCATGCTTCTTACTCATCAATTGAATCCAACAAGCGGATCAGCCGACCCTTTTTGATTTCTCTTGCGAGCCTTCTGCTTGAGATCAAGGGCTCTATCCAACACACCAAATTGAGGTGGGAGCGGAGCCGAAAGTGTGCGTTGAAGGCTCCAATTCACAGAAAGGTGGCGCGCGCGGAGCCAAAAGTGTGCGTTGGAGCCTCCAATACACAAAAAGGTGGCGCGCGCGGAGCCGAAAGTGTGCGTTGGAGGCTCCAATTCACAAAAAGGTGGCGGGTGCGGAGCCAAAAGTGTGCGTTGGAGCCTCCAATACACAAAAAGGTGGCGCGCGCGGAGCCAAAAGTGTGCGTTGAAGGCTCCAATACACAAAAAGGTGGCGCGCGCGGAGCCGAAAGTGTGCGTTGAAGGCTCCAACACACCAAATTGGGGCGTGGCGCGAGCCAAAAGTGTGCGTTAAAGGCTCCAATACACCAAAACGAGACCTGCCGGGAGCCAAAAGCGTGGGATATAGAAAAAGGACGGTTCTCGCGTTTCGAATGAAACGTGAGAACCGTCCCCATGTTTTGGTGGATTACTCTACCATTTGGCCTTTGATGTCATTGAGTATTTTCTTCTCTAATCGAGAGACTTGCACTTGTGATATTCCGAGGCGTTTGGCAACTTCCGACTGGGTTTGATCTTTAAAATAGCGCAGATAGACAATGAGCCTTTCGCGTTCTTGAAGATGCCCGACCGCATCTCTCAAAGCAATTTTATCAAACCACTTCGCTTCATCCTTATCCGATATTTGATCAAGCAAAGTGATGGGGTCTCCATCATTTTCATAGACGGTTTCATGGATGGACGATGGGGTGCGGATCGCTTCTTGTGACATGACCACGTCCTCAGGAGATATTTCCAGCGCCAGCGCCAGTTCATTAACAGTTGGGTTTCGGCCGTAGGTTTTGGACAATTCGTCTTTTTTCTTACGGACTTTGTTTCCCATCTCTTTTAATGATCGGCTGACTTTAACTGTGCCATCATCCCTGATAAAGCGCTGGATTTCTCCAATGATCATGGGCACCGCGTATGTTGAAAATTTAACGTCATAACTCAAGTCAAATTTATCAACGGATTTCAGAAGACCGATACAACCAATTTGAAACAAGTCGTCTGATTCATACCCGCGATTTAAAAAGCGTTGAACGACGGACCATACCAAACGAATATTCCGTTGAACAATCAAATCTCGCGCTTCGTTATCCCCATTTTGACTCCGTTCGATTAATGCTTTTACTTCCCCGTCATCAAGTAGCGGCTCTTTGTTATCGCGCGTTAAATTTACATCCATCTGCAAGTCTCCCTAATTACATAAGGCTTTGTTCTTGGAAAGATGTTTGGTGAGAATAACGGTTGTTCCTTGGTCGGGAGCCGTTTGGATTTCAACATGATCCATGAAATTTTCCATAATCGTAAAGCCCATTCCAGAACGTTCAAGTTCAGGCTTAGTTGTGAATAGAGGTTGTCTCGCTTCATCCAAGTTAACAATGCCGACCCCTTTATCCTTAATGACTAAATGCAGAGATCCATCCACTAACTCAGCGTGGATATAGACTTTACCCTCTCCATTATTTTCATAGCCATGAATAATCGCATTCGTCACCGCTTCGGAAACGACTGTTTTGACCTCCGTTAGTTCATCCATCGTTGGATCTAATTGAGCGACAAATGCCGCAACGGTTACTCGAGCAAAGGATTCGTTCTCACTTAAAGCTGAAAATTCCAGCGTCATTTCATTTTTCAACTAAGCCACCCCCAATGCATGAAGCGCATAATCTTCATTTTCTTCAAAGCGAATAATTTTAAATAAACCAGACATCTCAAATAATCGCTTGACTGGGGGCGAGATCGAACAAACGACCATTTCTCCTCCTGTGCTCGTAATTTGTTTATAACGTCCTAATATGACGCCCAAACCCGAACTATCCATAAACTCTAAATTCCCTAAA
This region includes:
- the sigF gene encoding RNA polymerase sporulation sigma factor SigF gives rise to the protein MDVNLTRDNKEPLLDDGEVKALIERSQNGDNEARDLIVQRNIRLVWSVVQRFLNRGYESDDLFQIGCIGLLKSVDKFDLSYDVKFSTYAVPMIIGEIQRFIRDDGTVKVSRSLKEMGNKVRKKKDELSKTYGRNPTVNELALALEISPEDVVMSQEAIRTPSSIHETVYENDGDPITLLDQISDKDEAKWFDKIALRDAVGHLQERERLIVYLRYFKDQTQSEVAKRLGISQVQVSRLEKKILNDIKGQMVE
- the spoIIAB gene encoding anti-sigma F factor; amino-acid sequence: MKNEMTLEFSALSENESFARVTVAAFVAQLDPTMDELTEVKTVVSEAVTNAIIHGYENNGEGKVYIHAELVDGSLHLVIKDKGVGIVNLDEARQPLFTTKPELERSGMGFTIMENFMDHVEIQTAPDQGTTVILTKHLSKNKALCN
- a CDS encoding stage V sporulation protein AB; protein product: MIKSFVIAFVGFAGGLSVGAAFVSFLAVVGLIPRLAQLTKSYHKIRSYEWAIILGALVGTMCGLRSMEFHLLPILLVPIGLGLGVFVGMVAAGLTEVLNVLPILAKRLGVNEQILILLMAIVLGKMLGSLFHWSYFVNH
- the spoVAC gene encoding stage V sporulation protein AC; the protein is MKQLDHPKEYKKNVKAYYPKPKYFMNCLKAFIVGGLICVLGEGIEKFYMTYFNFDEKSAGNPTVATLILIASLLTGFGVYDSIGKFAGAGSLIPVTGFANSVTSAALEHKSEGIIFGIATNLFKLAGAVIVFGVVSATVFGVIRLTIDRLLG
- the spoIIAA gene encoding anti-sigma F factor antagonist, whose amino-acid sequence is MGLQVKLEVKHEVLCIRLEGELDHHTADELRARVTEAIEKQPVRHILLNLGNLEFMDSSGLGVILGRYKQITSTGGEMVVCSISPPVKRLFEMSGLFKIIRFEENEDYALHALGVA
- a CDS encoding stage V sporulation protein AA, which gives rise to MIWADNIHNKGTEVMDVTESTVYLRLRYKLMASSNERLTINRLAKVIAPKQVADAIQEIHIQTIQPEDSSHLVIDAIDVIKAIHHYFPELDIQTVGPAQTIIEVASNKKKRVRPFFIALVWLLLFIGAALTIMNFHEDVAMGDVHKRIYTLMTGDHKENPLIIQIPYSIGVGVGMVLFFNHLFKKKFNEEPSPLEVEMFNYQQNLDQFVIFQEKMKKEQEEHD